In the genome of Stomoxys calcitrans chromosome 4, idStoCalc2.1, whole genome shotgun sequence, the window tagtattttgttatgatgtccaacaactgtgccaagtatgattcaaatcggtctataacctgatatagctgacatattaaccgatcttgggtcttgacttcttgagcctctagagtgcgcaattcttatccgattggaatcaaattttgcacgacgtgttttgttatgatatccaacaactgtgccaagtatggttcaaatcggctcataacctgatatagctgtcatataaacagatctggggacttgacttcttgagcttctagagggcgcaattcctatccgatttggctgaaattttgtatgacgcatattattcttactttcaacaactgtgtcaaataaggttcaaatcggttcataacctgatatagctgccatataaagcgatctgggatcttgacttctggagcctctagaggtcgcgattattatccgatttgcctgaaattttgtacgacggattctctcatgaccttcaatatacgtgtttttatggtctgaatcggtctatagcccgatacagctcccatataaatcgatctctctattttactccttgaaccgccaaagggcgcaattcttattcgaattggctgacatttttcacaggtctccaacatataatttaattgtggttcaaaccggaccatatcttgatatctctctaatagcagagcaaatcttttcttatatccttttttgcctaagaagagatgccgggaaaagaactcgacatatacgatccatggtggagggtataaaagattcggcccggccgaacttagcacgcttttatttgtttcatccCAATTTATCTTTGATCAGTCCAGATCAAAGGCATTTTGCATAAGGACCTTTACACAGATTATTACGTTGCCTATTAGGCCCAAAGGGTCATGTATTGACATAAAAAACCGCAATATTTCGCTTCGTCGGAATTTTATTCCCCAAAAATATATCAATTTTGAATGTAATTACGTCCTCTTGGTGCTCCACCTAAACTTTTTCAATGCCACGTTCATCTTTAACATTCAGGCACTTTGTGGCCTTTAATGGTACAGCAGGAAAAGAACCCATTAAAGGCTACAAGGTATTCGGGTGATTTTTTGGGTTGCGTTAATCAATATATTCATCATATGGTGATGGTTGCAAAAAAGTGGctaatttgaacatttttttttttttgtcaaaagtgTCACTTTGTTGAAGGGTGTGGCAAAGGATATTTCTTGATCCTGAGTGAGAATAGTTTTTAACACAACTCAACATctgctgctgaaatttggagttaAGTGCGTTTGCCCGATATACTACAATTGTACAGTACATCCCTCAGAACATATCCAAATGGGAGACCAATTGGTGTCTTATCCAAAATCAAATATTCTTCCATTCCATTTAACCACATCCCATTGTGCGACGTTTTCTTCATATGAGTGATGGTGAGTGATGTTTTCAATATGACAAACAGCGAAGAAAACAAATACTATTTAACGTTcaccaaaaatatttgttaGACTGAAATTCCCAAAAATGTTAACAATATTTTAGCTAATTAGCCTTAGTATAACTTGGAGCTTACTTTGGTGCAGTTAATTTTTGGAAAAGCTAGAAAaattagaacaaaatttcaCCATGTTAATTTATAATAGCAATAAGCGCATATTATTTCTATTAGTCACTCTATCTCAAGTATTCAGAATTGTGAAATGTCGTGCTGAACCTGAAGCCAATCCTGGATTGCGTAATTAGAACAAAATTCCATGGAAcaaatttatgaaaactttCATTTTTTCTTCAACTTTCAGTTGGTGGTTTGGCAGGCGGTGCTCTTGGCTCCGTCATTGGTCACACATTATTTCACAAATCCGATGATCATCAGCATCACCATACTTATCATGCAACCACTATAGATCGACTGGAGACATTTATCAATGGATGCTATCGACAAGTGGTGCGAGAACCTGACTCACATAACACTGATGACTATATAGAAACGGAGCAAATGTTGTGTCCCATAAATGTGCAGCCACCTATAATAGGAACAATGCCTTTGCAGCCACCTTCTTTGACCGCAGGACCAGATCCTCagcaagtttttgttttgtctcgAAGATCTGGCACATATAGGAACAGTAGCAATAGTTTAATGGCATCAAGTCTGTTTGCATTATTGGTTTTTACTTCATTAAGCCATTTTATGTAGAACTTAACAGAGACAATTAAGCTCGTcttgaaagtgaaaaaaacaaacaaaagaataaATTGTTTGTCTAGCGGAAATAAGCGAATTGTTAAAATTATAAtacgagtatatatgtatatcgagtTATTATTTACTAAACtgtatagaaaaataaaattgtagtGCCCTtaccaatgcaaatttgcccatgaaccatcctttaagaaactggggcaaatttctcacaaattaatgagtgctgtccgattcaattttaagctccatgatgagagacctcctttttatagccgagaccgaacggggtgccacagagaaacacctctttggggagaagtttttacctgacaaagtacctcacaaatgtcgccagcactaggaagggataaccaccgctgaaaaattgtctgatgttcccgccaggatttgaaaccaggcgttcagcgttatagacgGACATGCATTTCCCTTAAAACTCTTAAATGTAATGTTGTTAACCAATGCCATAGAATGTCTACCCGACGATTGTACATAacatttacctcctagtcagaatccaagtagcagtaacccggttgaaaaacaataacgcagcaggagccgacgggttacccgctgaactatttaagaccggaggcaacacTCTGATAAGGCGATGCAACAGCttttctgcgcaatctggctagaagaacgcatacccgatgattggaacctcagcatactgtgTCCCTTAAACAACAAAGTAAACaatacggaatgtgccaactacagaggaataagtcaccTCCTCCCATACAATAtacgagcgtactgtgtgaaagattaaaacctaaatcaATGAGATGCATGGGTCTTTAGATCGGAGTAAATCCATTCTAGACCAGATgttcacactgtgccaaatcctggaaaagacccgagaagaactGGTCAATTCTCAATATATCTaagttgactacaaagccgctttagACAGTGATATGCGTTAAAAGGGGGCTCACCACCGGCGTCACACTCCCAGAGCGCCAGATCATCAGCGGCTTTATTCCCCGTTGCGGCTTGATAGTCCGGAACACAGCACAAACGGACCgcagataattgggccctatcaatgcggctttagatctagtaaatccaccctagaccagatatttacactgcgtcaaatcctggaaaagacccgagaagaacagataaattttcaatttatcttagttgactacaaagccgcttccGACAGTGATATACGTTAAAAGGGGGCTCACCATTGCCGTCGCACTCCCTGAGCGCCAGAGCATCAGCCGCTTTATTCCCGCCGCCGCTAGAAGGTCCGGAACGCAGCACAATCTGACCGCAGCCCCAAACGTCGGTGACGCTCCATCTCGAGAGCTTACTCAGCGCGCCCTAAAGGATATCCGGGACAATAGAGAGAAACCGACCGCTTCTCAAAATGACGTCGCCGTCAGCATAGGGCACCACTTTCACTCTTTCCTCCTCGAAGGACCTGGCAATCCCATTGATAACCAAGAGCCACAATAGGGGGATAAACACCAATAAAAGTCGCATTAATTTTGACGCCATTTAAAGTCGCATTAATTTTGACGCcattaaaagtcgcatttactttGACGCCAGGCTTACACTGAGAGTGGGCAGGAGACGGTGGAGCTTTTGACAGAGGCTCATTTCCCGGTTGGCCAGGAAGTGGTGGCATGTGGGCTTAACAGATGACCACATCAGGGACATCGTTGACGAGGAGAATATAGCGTGGGCGGTCCACACTTTCCGGTCATTTAAGTCGGCCGGACCTGACGGTATTTTTCCGGCACTGCTGCAGGGGTCCCTTGGAGTCATCCTGCCCTGGCTTGGGCGGATCTTCCGAGCGAGTCTAGCAtagtcatatataccgatggcATGGATGGAAGTCAATGTGATCTTTATCCCCAAGTTGGGATAAATAAACCACACTACGACTATTattctgtcatcgtttttgctgaaaacactggaaagactgatgAACCTGAGGGTGAGAGGGCGACTGACGCCGGAAAACTTCAGTGGAGCACAACACTCATACCTCAAAGTCAGGTCGGTGGAGATGACCCTTCACAAGGTGGTACAGGAGGTTGAGACATCTCTCCGACAAAAGGATTATACCTTGACGggcttcttggatattgagggggccttCAATAACGTGGAGATAGGGACGATAGTCGCCGCACTAGAACGCATGGGGATTCACCCCATAATCTCCCAGTGGTTTATGTAGTTTAGAGTTTCCCAAACTCACCTTATCAATTGAGTGCTACCCGATTCTAACTTAAGCTTTTAGATAAGAGGAcctcctgttttatgccgagttcgaacagattgtcactgaaaagtgacacctctttgttgagaagttgtacaaaTTTTACCAGCATTtgatgaggggataaccactggtGACAAATGTTTTGAGATGTTCTCGCCTGCAAGATTTGAAGCCGGGCGTTTGGGCACGATAGTCGGCATGCTAAGCTATGCACCACGGTCTCCCAGTGgaccaataatatgctttatggcaggattattaatgcggaGCTGGGAGATAGTGTTGTCAGGAGGCGGttgaccagaggaacgccccaaggagAGGTATTTTTgccgattctatggaacctcgagattaatcctgatggatctcggtggggacggcacgaggattatcgcttatgcggacgacgtcgtgctgctggtccaaggcgggtttctgtcgacgatcagcgaaaTCATGGAAGGGTCAAGACCAACCCAGGAAAACGGAGCCGGTGCTCTTCACGCGTAGATggaagataccggagttcagactcccgtccttagACAGGATCATCCTTCGGCTGTTGAAGGAGGCGAAGTATCTGGACATAgccctcgattcgaaactgtcttggaggaggaacaccgaggaaagaagccgtaaggcaatGTGCGCTTTTAACTCCTGCAGGAGAAtattcggtaggaagtggggggtaacacccaagatgatttattggattaatacagccattttgagaccagtactggtctatggagcactggtatggtggaatgccgtagggaagaggacgcgtgcgagggagttcgagaaggtctgGAGACAGGCCTGTGTCgctcacaggggcactgagatccgcaccgcagtcAGGCCTGCAGGCGATGTTGGATATGTCAGGGTCGTGCTTAGGCAGCCATCCTCCATACCGAGCTTGGTATGGAGGATGGCTGCGGCTGCAGTTCGATTCTGTGTGTTACGGATGCAGAggatagactgaggaggatctacctggcaccagtgccaacTGGAGTgtgggcattcgcgattcgatttcttGAGAAGGACGAATCGAGGGCGAATACTGCAATTGAGGAGGATAAGACCTCGATctatgaggggattccaggtaatgagagggcggacgagtgcggcAGGAGGGGTTCATCGTACCTGCCACCGGTCTTGCcaacgtgccatttgtcgaattactgaacacagtagaggggatggccagggcggcgtcggtggtaCTCGGTGGATGGTTTCCGCACTGCAAAGAGTTattcctatttttataccctccaccataagatggggggtatactaatatcgtcattctgtttgtaactactcgaaatattcgtctgagaccccataaagtgtatatattcttgatcgtcgcgacattttatgtcgatctagccatgtccgtccgtatgtccgtctgttcgtccgtccgtccgtccgtctgtctgtcgaaagcacgctaacttccgaaggagtaaagccagccgcttgaaattttacacaaatactttttattagtgtaggtcagttggtattgtaaatgggccatatcggtccatgttttgatatagctgccatataaaccgatcttgggtcttgacttcttgagcctctagagtgcgcaattcttatccgattggaatgaattttgcacgacgtgttttgttacgatatccaacaactttgccaagtatggttaaaatcggttcataacctgatatagctgtcatataaaccgatcttgggtcttgacttcttgagcctctagagtgcgcaaatcttatcccattggaatgaaattttgcacgacgtgtttcgttatgatatccaacaactgtgccaagtatggttcaaatcggtccatagcctgatatagctgccatataaaccgatcttgggtcttgacttcttgagcttctagagtgcgcaattcttatccgattggaataaaattttgcacgacgtgttttgttatgatatccaacaactgtgccaagtatggttaaaatcggttaataacctgatatagctgccatataaaccgatctgggatcttgacttcttgagcctctagaggtcgcaattattatccgatttgcctgaaattatgtactacggatcctctcatgaccatcaacatacgtgtttattatgatctgaatcggtctatagcccgatacagctcccatataaatcgatctctctattttacttcttgagcccccaaagggagcaattcttattcgaattggctgacattttacaaaggtctcaaacatgtaataatataataatagcagagcaaatcttttcgtatatccttttttgcctaagaagagatgccgggagaagaactcggcaaatgcgatccatggtggagggtatataagattcgccccggccgaacttagcacgcttttacttgtttaacataAACTCAGAAACAACTGCTTTTGGTGGTTTGTAAACCACATAATGAGGTGTCAATATAACATATATCATGTAGCCGTCAATTCTAGTTTGACAATTACCCCATAGATTCAGGTTTAGAACAACAAATCACCAGAAATTAGCTATAATCTGAAATATTCAATCATTAGTTGAAAGTACTCTATCATCAGCGAAATTGTTTCAGATTGTGATTATTCACAACTAGTGTGTTATGCCTACTATATAAAGTGATCTTACATtgcttttattttactttaattttatttgtgttCTTTATTCTGGCATTTGGAATTGTATGCAAACAACTCCGTTGTAAGAATAAATAATGACACCTTATGGGTAGAAAAAACTACTTCGACATAGACACGATGTGTTATTTATTCAATATAAAATGCAAAACAAATATCATAAGTAGTTAGCTATCTGAGCAGCTGTATCAATAATATGGTAGTCTGGTAATAATTGTAATAAGAATTGCAATTAAAGTTCATTTGCTAGTTAGCCACTGATCAGCAACAGTTAAAGGATTACAATAGAGAgttactataaaaaaaattaaacttgtgAAATGTTGTCACAAAAATTAAGAGATCAAAGTATTTTCGTAATCATTTACGTATATTTTGTACTAAAAATTTCGCTTACAATTTGTGGTCCTCAAGGAGGTATTTAATTTATTGACAAGTGTGCAAAGTAAAACCATAGAACGATTCTGTAGAGAATCCTTCATTTATATTGAAATTAATAActtcttaattgttttattatttcaattCCATTATTCCAGAAACTGTTATCCAACGTAATACTTTTTTGGAAAATGGTTGCTACGAAAACCCCATTAAGGAACCTCTTCATTCTGATCCCAATCGTTATCTGTTACGCGAACAATGGATTTGTCCACCTAATGCGATTATCACCCACATTACGAAAAGTAGTTTCAATGGAACCGCCAACTCTGTCTTCCTTAAACAACTTTcttcaaactctaccatcatTGAACGTACGGCACCTTTAGAAAATGGATGTTTCCAAGAAACTATCAAGCAAGTCGATCCTTTAAATGCAAGCCATTTAATAGTCAACAATTCGTTGATATGCCCAGCTGGAAATGAAAGTTATGATCAGAGGAATATTACAGAAAATATTCTAAATCCTCTGCTTACTATAATAGAACGTACCGCTCCATTAGATAATGGTTGTTTTGAGGAAATCGTAAAGGAATCAAGTTCTACAAGTTTGCAGCATCTTATTACTGTCAGTAAGAATTTTATATGTCCACCTGGCTTGAATGTTACCTCTGTACATGGTAATGTTAACAATCAGCTATTGCCTCCTCATGCTCCGAATAATACATCAACCCAATTAGTAAATAATTGCAATACTACAAATCATTGTAAGATAGCTAGAAGCTCTAGCAAAGTTGGTATTTCATTATCCTTAAAAGGAttattttttatggtttttatgACACTGCTGTCAAATATTCATATATGACTTCTTTAATGATGAATTAAgagtttttttgtattaaagttTCGAATAAtgtaaattttacttttaatgTCCAATAAGTAAGGATGAGCTAAATTTGGGCAATGTCGAGTGGGTATGCAATGGTGAcctctttataccctacatctcATTGGGTATGCAATGGCGAcctctttataccctacatcacattGGGTATGCAGACTAAGTAGACGAAATttgttgaaatgaaaaatttcggccaaaatccgtgcatattgtggtagtcagaGGAaatcgctgtgcaaaattttcagaatataggttgataaatgcgcttgaaaaggctctagaagtgaaatgtGGGCGATACACATAAAGGCTGATTTTTttactattatctttttggaaacACTGGCTTAAACAGCTTACTCATCtttagtgttttgtttcactgtgaaacatctcccgtttggtttttaatttaatcatgaatcgtcttacaaaccattgattttttttaatcaaaaagcaTTCTCTGTTAAGGAAGTTCATCGCGctctttttccattttatgaagaagctcatttttggctcaatgggtacgtaaataagcaaaattatcgattttgaagtgaagatcagccagaagcattggaaAAGCTACCAATTCATCCAGAAAAAgctgtttatgggctggtggcatcattggaccgtacttcttcaaagatgttgcgaatcgtaacgtagctgtgaatggtgagccctatcgtgagattttgaagtgaagatcagccagaaacattggaaaagctaccaatgcatccagaaaaagcggtttatgggctggtggcatcattggaccgtacttcttcaaagatgttgCGAATCGTTACGTAGCTGTGTTCAACTTTTATTTCCCAAatccaagagcttgacttgcttggcatgcggtttcaacaagacggtgccacatggcacacagcactcgtaacaatggacttattatgaggcgagttcggtgaacattttatttcacgttcgggaccggtcaattgcctGACTAGATTTGGAGGGAAGATCAGCCTGAAGCATTggaaaagctaccaatgcatccagaaaaagccaCAGTGCGAtttatggactggtggcatcattggaccgtacttcttcaaagatattgcgaatcgtaacgtagctgtgaatggtaagcgctatcgtgagatgatgttcaacttttatttttgcccaaaattcaagagcttgacttgcttggcatgcggtttcaacaagacggtgccacaagccacacagcacgcataacaatggacttattgagaggcgagttcggtgaacattttatttcacgttcgggaccggtcaattgcccGACTAGatttgaagtgaaaatcagccagGAGCATtggaagagctaccaatgcatccagaaaaagtcacaatttggtacGGTTTAGGGGCTGGTGGCATAATTGGACTTTCAGAGATGTTGCGAATCGTAATGCaacagtgaatggtgagcgctaccgtgagatgatgttcaacttttatttttgcccaaaatccaagagcttgacttgcatggcatgcggtttcaacaagacggtgtcacatgccacacagcacgcgtaacaatggacttattgagaggcgagttcggtgaccGTCTAGATCGTGTGATGTAAtgtctttagactattttttgtggggctatgttaaaggaggccactgtagtgcagaggttagcatgtccgcccataacGTTGAATGCCCGGGTTCgattggttgttattgccctgttggttagtttactgtccgcaaagatgttcacactcggcgtCCTCGCGTGAACACCATGCCACCCCACCCATTCTGtaattgcccggatctccgcctgcagaatcgTATTATTGTCAGACAGCTgaaagcagatctcagtccccaggttctcaatgtagacacccaagcccactctgtcgtCTTACTTTGATCCACcagtataacatgatcttccagatgacaatactagagttccgtcaatccaagactgtgccgatggcagcagtgcctcggactcggacctcaagtgtcatctcaggtatccgatcggaagcctcttcccttccttccaggtttcctatcatcgcctcgattaaaccgcgatggtatgacctgctcctatcctctaaccattctcccattgccttaagtctcatagccgcagggggtgcctcacacttaatctgtatgtcaatgggtcggatatctagaatagtttctagtgccctagtgggcggggtccgcctatgccaatacaatatgttctctgttgtttcagccacattttcatgtggagttggcgatattcgtcaagctcctgtaggcgaGTAAGCTCGTTCAGGTCCAAAGGTCCGATAGCAGCGGAGAcagtgtggccattggttatttaagagtgccaataactcgccttgtcataacgagcatcgtaggcactcagtatttc includes:
- the LOC106092485 gene encoding uncharacterized protein LOC106092485; translated protein: MLIYNSNKRILFLLVTLSQVFRIVKCRAEPEANPGLLGGLAGGALGSVIGHTLFHKSDDHQHHHTYHATTIDRLETFINGCYRQVVREPDSHNTDDYIETEQMLCPINVQPPIIGTMPLQPPSLTAGPDPQQVFVLSRRSGTYRNSSNSLMASSLFALLVFTSLSHFM
- the LOC106092484 gene encoding uncharacterized LOC106092484 translates to MLSQKLRDQSIFVIIYVYFVLKISLTICGPQGETVIQRNTFLENGCYENPIKEPLHSDPNRYLLREQWICPPNAIITHITKSSFNGTANSVFLKQLSSNSTIIERTAPLENGCFQETIKQVDPLNASHLIVNNSLICPAGNESYDQRNITENILNPLLTIIERTAPLDNGCFEEIVKESSSTSLQHLITVSKNFICPPGLNVTSVHGNVNNQLLPPHAPNNTSTQLVNNCNTTNHCKIARSSSKVGISLSLKGLFFMVFMTLLSNIHI